A region from the Rhodohalobacter sp. SW132 genome encodes:
- the dapA gene encoding 4-hydroxy-tetrahydrodipicolinate synthase, producing the protein MTDLKQWTALITPMENDGSIHFESLRRMVERQEAAENGILLIGSTGEGLALSDSEKKEVVDFVSGINPDVPLMVGVGGMNLSVQTEWVEYCNTLNIDAFLMVTPLYSKPGPEGQYQWFKALLDRSEKPCMLYNIPSRTGIDLPFVVAEKLAEHRNMWSIKEASGSLAVFREFRERVPGIPLYSGDDALVSIFRPYGCSGSVSVASNAWPEATKLYTNLCLSGKTESLFPLWNRAVKALFSASNPIPVKKLLHSRGEISSATLRLPLTEDELTDLTELETIDNEINNWYKENYEQ; encoded by the coding sequence ATGACCGATCTAAAACAATGGACAGCACTGATTACTCCTATGGAGAACGATGGGAGCATTCATTTTGAAAGCTTACGGCGGATGGTGGAGCGCCAGGAGGCTGCCGAAAATGGCATTTTACTGATTGGCAGCACCGGAGAAGGACTCGCCCTGAGCGACAGTGAGAAAAAGGAAGTTGTAGATTTTGTATCCGGTATAAACCCGGATGTTCCGCTGATGGTTGGAGTGGGAGGTATGAACCTCTCTGTACAAACCGAATGGGTTGAGTATTGCAATACGTTGAATATTGATGCATTCCTGATGGTAACTCCGCTCTATTCAAAACCCGGGCCGGAAGGGCAGTACCAATGGTTTAAAGCGCTGCTGGACAGATCTGAAAAACCTTGTATGTTATACAATATCCCGTCCAGAACCGGGATCGATCTGCCGTTTGTGGTAGCCGAAAAACTTGCAGAACACCGAAATATGTGGTCAATTAAAGAGGCCAGTGGCAGTCTGGCGGTCTTTCGTGAGTTTCGGGAACGAGTGCCGGGTATACCTCTTTACAGCGGTGATGATGCACTCGTTTCAATATTCAGGCCTTATGGTTGCAGCGGATCGGTCTCGGTTGCGTCGAATGCGTGGCCTGAAGCTACAAAATTGTACACTAATTTATGTTTGAGTGGAAAAACGGAATCTCTTTTTCCACTATGGAACCGGGCAGTTAAGGCGCTTTTTTCGGCATCAAACCCTATTCCTGTAAAAAAATTACTTCACAGCCGCGGTGAAATATCTTCGGCGACTCTTCGTCTTCCATTAACAGAAGATGAGCTGACTGATCTGACCGAATTGGAAACGATTGACAATGAAATCAATAACTGGTACAAAGAAAACTACGAACAATGA
- a CDS encoding dihydrodipicolinate reductase C-terminal domain-containing protein produces the protein MKISVIGTGKTGGAIVDLLGDSAVPFNELNKPTVEKLKETDAAIVFVPGDAAEEILELLLQTDIPAVWGTTGYQWPENLPKRVKLAGSRWIIGSNFSLGMNLVRKALHIFGSGSEMLDSPEFHIHEIHHTNKVDQPSGTALSWREWLNRDASISSNRVGDVKGVHELHIKTQNESIYLKHEAHDRKLFAEGAIWAAKQLINDSTIMPGLYPFSELFDKEFALQ, from the coding sequence ATGAAAATATCTGTTATCGGTACCGGCAAAACAGGGGGTGCAATTGTTGATCTGTTGGGTGATTCAGCAGTACCTTTTAATGAATTAAATAAACCAACGGTTGAAAAACTAAAAGAAACAGACGCAGCGATTGTATTTGTGCCGGGTGATGCGGCTGAAGAGATTTTAGAGTTGCTTCTTCAAACCGACATTCCTGCCGTCTGGGGAACCACAGGGTATCAATGGCCGGAAAACCTGCCAAAAAGGGTGAAACTGGCCGGCAGCCGTTGGATTATTGGATCTAATTTCAGCCTTGGCATGAACCTGGTCCGGAAGGCTCTTCACATATTTGGCAGCGGAAGTGAAATGCTTGATTCCCCTGAGTTTCATATTCACGAGATACATCACACCAATAAAGTGGATCAACCGAGTGGTACCGCACTTTCATGGAGGGAATGGCTGAACCGTGATGCATCCATTTCGTCAAACCGGGTAGGCGATGTGAAAGGTGTGCACGAATTGCACATTAAAACTCAAAATGAATCGATTTACCTCAAACATGAGGCACACGACCGAAAACTGTTCGCTGAAGGTGCGATCTGGGCGGCGAAACAGCTGATCAATGACTCTACAATCATGCCCGGACTTTACCCGTTTTCAGAACTTTTTGATAAGGAATTTGCTCTGCAATGA
- the lysC gene encoding lysine-sensitive aspartokinase 3, whose amino-acid sequence MPDLIKVAKFGGTSMADAEAMRRSAQIVANDPDKRLIVVSATSGTTNHLTSFCESVTIPEKEELFRTIQKKHTDICNELQHPENVRKKLDDVLNELRKYTKIQVIGAREKDAILSCGERLSSLLFTEIVNEAESGATWFDARDVIITDDAHGNAEPDIKEIENRSAVKLRNLVKEKRVITQGFVGSTPEGETTTLGRGGSDYSAALFAEALNADVLEIWTDVTAIYTTDPRIEPNAKPITEISFDEAAELSVFGAKVLHPATLKPAIRKSIKVYVGSSFHPDQPGTWIVKETSEKPVIRAISLRRNQTLLTVHSLDMLHRHGYLARLFEVLSKYKISVDLVTTSEVSVSMTLDTDVQSAERNHLSEKVLNELRSFCDVNIEKNLALVALVGNNLHATAGLSGPVFGALQETNIRLICHGASSHNLCFLVDETKAEDAVRTLHQTFINK is encoded by the coding sequence ATGCCGGATCTGATAAAAGTAGCTAAGTTTGGCGGCACAAGTATGGCCGATGCTGAAGCGATGAGGCGAAGTGCCCAAATTGTTGCCAACGACCCCGATAAACGACTGATTGTTGTTAGTGCAACTTCAGGAACCACGAATCATCTGACCTCTTTTTGTGAATCGGTTACTATTCCGGAAAAAGAGGAACTATTCCGGACGATTCAGAAAAAACATACAGATATTTGTAACGAGCTTCAGCATCCTGAAAACGTACGTAAGAAGCTTGATGATGTCCTGAATGAACTCCGGAAATACACCAAAATTCAGGTGATTGGAGCCCGGGAGAAAGATGCGATTTTGTCTTGCGGTGAGAGGCTTTCTTCCCTGCTTTTTACAGAAATTGTGAATGAGGCAGAATCCGGTGCTACCTGGTTTGATGCCCGGGATGTGATCATAACAGACGATGCACACGGAAATGCCGAACCCGATATTAAAGAAATTGAAAACCGGTCGGCAGTAAAGCTCCGGAATCTGGTGAAGGAAAAACGCGTAATCACCCAGGGGTTTGTAGGTTCAACACCGGAAGGTGAAACCACAACACTGGGAAGGGGTGGCAGTGATTATTCTGCCGCACTTTTTGCAGAAGCTTTGAACGCTGATGTGCTTGAGATTTGGACGGATGTTACAGCCATATACACCACTGACCCTCGTATAGAACCGAATGCGAAGCCAATTACTGAAATTAGTTTTGATGAAGCCGCTGAGCTTTCAGTATTTGGCGCGAAAGTGCTCCATCCTGCAACCCTCAAGCCGGCCATTCGAAAGTCGATCAAAGTGTATGTTGGGTCGAGTTTTCATCCCGATCAGCCCGGAACATGGATTGTGAAGGAGACATCGGAAAAACCGGTGATCCGGGCCATAAGTTTGCGGCGTAACCAGACTCTTTTAACGGTTCACAGCCTGGATATGCTTCATCGTCACGGTTATCTCGCACGCCTGTTTGAGGTGTTATCAAAATATAAAATCAGTGTGGATTTGGTTACCACAAGTGAGGTGAGTGTTTCTATGACGCTCGATACGGATGTGCAATCTGCCGAACGAAATCATCTTTCTGAAAAGGTGCTGAATGAGCTCCGGTCATTTTGTGATGTAAATATCGAAAAAAATCTCGCCCTGGTAGCTTTAGTGGGGAATAATTTGCATGCTACAGCAGGGTTAAGCGGGCCGGTTTTTGGGGCATTGCAAGAGACGAATATCCGTCTGATTTGTCATGGTGCAAGTTCGCATAACCTCTGTTTTCTTGTGGATGAAACGAAAGCGGAAGATGCAGTTCGCACACTTCATCAAACATTTATTAACAAATAA
- a CDS encoding NFACT RNA binding domain-containing protein, producing MIFSAHSNETALFADSFRNPKKSNVTEFFEILKENLIIDVSLADRDRWITLTFDNGYELLLKLFGNDPNILLVENETVKESFKSPDTWKGREKPKPRKPSPMAEIQPEWNTRTVITKTDPTFPRHLINPLIEHNNLNEQAPEKVREFIQKVSRQMKNEPEFRVLNDGNICLINQTYLPLEDLKTFENCNDAIRYTYYKTSRERRLSKRIQSLEPRIEDAIKKNRRSIQQLEKADKALERADRYEQFGHILMAHAHESIGHDTESMTVSNFYEDNNPVEIPVKPDLSVAENAQKYYERSTKAKTRVEESKRRLREMKSELEELETIYDSFGGIDKIYEFDDWLDDHRQQLNRLGVLSQNQKTESLPFRKSIVQNYEIWIGKSAKSNDEVTTRAHKEDIWLHARGVGGSHVVIRMNNNKEYPPHNVLMKAAAAAAYNSKARGSSLAPVIYTKRKYVSKPKGAPAGTVRVHREEVEMVQPRKLNT from the coding sequence TTGATTTTCAGTGCCCACAGTAATGAGACCGCACTTTTCGCTGACTCCTTCAGAAATCCAAAAAAATCGAACGTAACTGAATTTTTCGAAATTCTTAAAGAAAATTTAATTATTGACGTAAGTCTGGCAGACCGGGATCGCTGGATTACGTTGACGTTTGATAATGGTTACGAATTACTACTCAAACTATTTGGTAATGATCCCAATATTCTACTGGTTGAAAATGAAACGGTAAAAGAATCATTCAAATCTCCTGATACCTGGAAAGGTCGAGAAAAACCAAAACCCAGGAAGCCATCCCCTATGGCCGAAATCCAGCCTGAATGGAACACCCGAACGGTTATTACCAAAACCGACCCAACATTTCCCCGTCACCTGATAAACCCGCTGATAGAGCATAACAACCTGAATGAGCAAGCGCCTGAAAAAGTGAGGGAGTTTATACAAAAAGTCTCCCGGCAGATGAAGAATGAGCCGGAATTCCGTGTTCTTAACGATGGCAATATCTGCCTGATCAACCAGACATATCTGCCATTGGAGGATCTGAAAACATTTGAAAATTGTAATGATGCTATTCGTTACACCTACTACAAAACATCTCGTGAACGCAGACTGAGCAAACGTATTCAAAGTCTTGAACCCCGGATCGAAGATGCTATCAAAAAAAATCGCCGTTCTATTCAACAGCTCGAAAAAGCTGATAAAGCGCTCGAGAGGGCCGACCGATATGAGCAGTTCGGTCATATTCTGATGGCGCATGCACACGAATCGATCGGGCATGATACAGAATCCATGACGGTTTCAAATTTTTATGAGGACAACAACCCTGTGGAAATTCCGGTAAAGCCGGATCTTTCCGTTGCCGAAAATGCCCAGAAATATTACGAACGATCCACAAAAGCAAAAACCCGGGTGGAGGAATCGAAACGCAGACTCCGGGAAATGAAATCCGAACTCGAAGAGCTGGAGACGATTTATGACTCTTTCGGAGGTATTGATAAAATTTATGAATTTGATGACTGGCTTGATGACCATCGGCAGCAACTGAACAGGCTTGGAGTCCTTTCCCAAAATCAAAAAACGGAATCCCTCCCCTTTCGAAAATCCATTGTTCAAAATTATGAAATCTGGATTGGAAAAAGTGCGAAAAGCAATGATGAGGTCACAACCCGGGCACACAAAGAAGACATCTGGCTGCACGCCCGCGGAGTTGGAGGATCGCACGTTGTCATCCGGATGAACAACAACAAAGAATACCCTCCCCACAATGTATTGATGAAAGCTGCTGCAGCGGCGGCATACAATTCAAAAGCGCGGGGAAGCTCACTCGCACCGGTCATTTATACGAAGCGAAAATATGTTTCAAAACCGAAAGGAGCCCCTGCCGGAACCGTTCGTGTTCACCGCGAAGAAGTAGAAATGGTTCAACCCAGAAAACTAAATACATGA
- a CDS encoding shikimate kinase has product MKNSQLKQPLFLCGMMGSGKSTAGRKLADRLDAPFLDLDAQIVREAGMEIPQIFEEKGEEWFRNLERTLLIRESQQFNGVMALGGGSLQNQRVVDHLKVYGWLVFLNVPKSVILERLLGSKNRPKLKSNQPGSETDQLDRTITQLLEQRLPFYKQAQITIDTGSATPPEIAEMIIKKIKIYDGYNRH; this is encoded by the coding sequence ATGAAAAACTCACAGCTTAAACAGCCGCTGTTTTTGTGTGGTATGATGGGATCCGGAAAATCAACTGCGGGCCGGAAACTGGCCGATCGACTTGATGCACCATTTCTCGATCTCGACGCACAAATCGTCCGCGAAGCCGGCATGGAGATTCCGCAAATCTTTGAAGAAAAAGGCGAAGAGTGGTTCCGAAACCTTGAACGAACACTGCTCATTCGTGAATCACAGCAGTTTAACGGTGTGATGGCACTTGGCGGCGGATCTCTGCAAAATCAAAGAGTTGTCGATCACCTGAAAGTTTATGGGTGGCTTGTTTTTCTAAATGTGCCTAAATCCGTAATTTTAGAGCGGCTATTAGGTTCTAAAAATCGTCCGAAGCTGAAAAGCAATCAACCGGGTTCAGAAACAGATCAGCTGGATCGGACGATCACACAACTATTGGAACAAAGACTTCCATTCTACAAACAGGCTCAAATCACCATTGATACCGGTAGTGCAACTCCGCCGGAAATTGCCGAAATGATTATTAAAAAAATAAAGATATATGACGGATACAATCGACATTAG
- the aroB gene encoding 3-dehydroquinate synthase, whose product MTDTIDISSSAGSYNFTVGRSIFEKHLTALKKKNQFSDCFIFADENVWKNHNNRIQTAFESAGLSFKKEIIPSGEKSKSIKQWERLTGVLLQSGVRRNTPLFAIGGGVTGDLSGFVASATMRGIPLIHVPTTLLAMVDSSIGGKTGVNHETGKNLVGAFYQPVEVIADTTFLDTLPDREWNNGLSEILKYGAIRDRSIFDRSEFFLERSSASNKKENSSLENLILDCAGIKADIVQEDEFESGKRAYLNFGHTFAHAMEKVADYGTLSHGEAVYLGMLAATNLSNSLGADLNDEILRKFRPLYSFDISPEMLPVDSMFKTMKLDKKNVDENFRFVLLKNWQQPVVETVNNEELIRKAWLTVFNELD is encoded by the coding sequence ATGACGGATACAATCGACATTAGCTCGTCGGCCGGCTCCTACAATTTCACTGTCGGGCGCTCCATTTTTGAGAAACACCTGACCGCTCTGAAAAAGAAAAACCAGTTTTCCGACTGCTTTATTTTTGCTGATGAAAATGTCTGGAAAAATCACAATAACCGAATCCAAACGGCGTTTGAATCTGCCGGATTATCTTTTAAAAAGGAAATCATTCCGTCTGGTGAAAAAAGTAAATCCATTAAACAATGGGAACGGTTAACAGGCGTTTTACTGCAATCCGGTGTGCGGAGAAACACTCCGCTGTTTGCAATTGGCGGAGGCGTAACGGGTGATCTTTCCGGTTTCGTTGCATCTGCAACCATGCGGGGAATTCCGCTTATTCACGTTCCAACTACCCTGCTTGCCATGGTCGACAGTTCAATTGGCGGCAAAACAGGTGTGAACCACGAAACCGGCAAAAATCTGGTTGGTGCATTTTATCAGCCGGTGGAAGTAATCGCGGATACCACCTTTCTGGATACACTACCGGATCGTGAATGGAACAACGGCTTGAGTGAAATCCTGAAATACGGCGCAATACGTGACCGTTCAATATTTGATCGGTCAGAATTTTTCCTCGAAAGAAGTTCAGCATCAAACAAAAAAGAGAACAGTTCCCTCGAAAACCTGATTTTGGACTGCGCCGGAATTAAAGCCGACATTGTGCAGGAGGATGAATTTGAAAGCGGAAAACGAGCATACCTGAACTTCGGTCACACCTTTGCCCATGCGATGGAGAAGGTTGCCGATTACGGAACCCTGAGCCACGGCGAAGCCGTCTACCTCGGGATGCTTGCCGCGACAAACCTGTCGAACTCTCTCGGAGCTGACCTGAATGATGAAATTTTGCGAAAATTCAGACCTCTTTATTCATTTGATATCTCACCGGAAATGCTGCCCGTGGATTCAATGTTTAAAACCATGAAACTTGATAAAAAGAATGTTGATGAAAATTTCCGGTTTGTTTTGCTAAAAAACTGGCAACAACCCGTCGTTGAAACAGTTAACAACGAGGAGCTCATCAGGAAAGCCTGGCTCACCGTTTTTAACGAACTCGATTAA